One window from the genome of Glycine soja cultivar W05 chromosome 12, ASM419377v2, whole genome shotgun sequence encodes:
- the LOC114378620 gene encoding uncharacterized protein LOC114378620, which yields MPTVWFSLKRSLHCKSEPSDVHDPKTRKQLATILTKKGGSSRSGCSRSIANLKDVIHGSKRHLEKPPSCSPRSIGSSEFLNPITHEVILSNSRCELKITGYGGFQEGGVGSDGGGGANNRSATSGDLSTFVGTLRPGTPGPGGHPTMHYFNPSFRTTSTPPRKSPFHSSDKEGSGLHGVGVLGLHSSTRVPLETDSNVSSTVTCHKCGDQFNKWEAAEAHHLSKHAVTELVEGDSSRKIVEIICRTSWLKSEKQCGRIERVLKVHNMQKTLARFEEYRELVKIKASKLPKKHPRCLADGNELLRFYGTTVACSLGLSGSSSLCLSEKCYVCRIIRNGFSAKEELKGGVGVFTTSTSGRAFECIKVFDHDPSLRKALIVCRVIAGRVHRPLENIQEMAGQTGFDSLAGKVGLYSNIEELYLLNSRGLLPCFVVICKP from the exons ATGCCAACTGTGTGGTTCTCTTTGAAGAGATCTCTACATTGCAAATCAGAGCCATCAGATGTTCATGACCCCAAAACAAGGAAGCAATTGGCCACAATCTTGACCAAAAAGGGAGGTTCAAGTAGGTCAGGTTGTTCAAGGTCCATAGCCAATCTTAAAGATGTAATCCATGGGAGCAAGAGGCATCTAGAGAAGCCACCAAGTTGCAGCCCAAGATCCATTGGTAGCAGTGAGTTTCTCAACCCAATAACCCATGAGGTGATCCTAAGCAACTCAAGGTGTGAGCTGAAAATCACTGGCTATGGAGGGttccaagaaggaggggttGGAAGTGATGGTGGAGGAGGTGCCAATAATCGAAGTGCCACAAGTGGTGACTTGAGTACCTTTGTGGGCACTTTAAGGCCTGGCACTCCTGGCCCTGGAGGGCACCCTACAATGCACTACTTTAATCCTTCTTTTAGGACTACTTCCACTCCTCCTAGGAAATCTCCTTTCCATTCATCGGATAAAGAAGGGTCAGGTTTGCATGGTGTTGGAGTACTTGGACTTCATTCTAGCACAAGGGTACCTCTTGAGACTGATTCAAATGTGTCTTCCACTGTCACTTGCCACAAATGTGGAGATCAATTCAACAAATGGGAAGCTGCTGAAGCTCATCATCTCTCCAAGCATGCTG TTACTGAACTTGTGGAAGGAGATTCATCAAGGAAAATAGTGGAGATAATATGCAGGACGAGCTGGTTGAAGTCTGAGAAACAATGTGGTAGAATTGAGAGAGTTTTGAAAGTGCATAACATGCAAAAGACTCTGGCTAGGTTTGAGGAGTATAGGGAGTTGGTGAAAATCAAGGCTAGTAAACTCCCCAAGAAGCATCCAAGGTGTCTTGCTGATGGCAATGAGCTTTTGAGGTTCTATGGAACCACTGTTGCATGCTCTCTTGGTCTCAGTGGCTCTTCCAGCTTGTGTTTATCTGAAAAGTGCTATGTTTGTAGAATCATCAGAAATGGGTTTTCTGCCAAGGAGGAGCTCAAGGGTGGAGTAGGTGTTTTCACTACTTCCACAAGTGGAAGGGCTTTTGAATGTATTAAGGTTTTTGACCATGACCCTTCATTGAGAAAAGCACTTATAGTCTGCAGGGTCATTGCTGGCAGGGTCCATAGACCACTGGAGAACATTCAGGAAATGGCAGGACAAACAGGCTTTGATTCATTGGCTGGGAAAGTTGGTCTTTATTCAAATATTGAGGAGCTTTATTTGCTCAATTCTAGAGGTCTTCTTCCTTGTTTTGTGGTAATTTGCAAGCCATGA
- the LOC114378493 gene encoding putative anthocyanidin reductase, translated as MGSSPATYCVTGATGYIGSWLVEALLERGYTVHATVRDPEKSLHLLSLWTRGDRLRIFKADLNEERSFDEAVKGCDGVFHVAASMEFNVVQKENIEACVQANIIDPAIKGTINLLKSCLNSNSVKRVVFTSSISTITAKDSSGKWKPLVDESCQIQSELVLKTQASGWVYALSKLLTEEAAFKFAKENGIDLVSVITATVAGPFFTASVPSSVKVLLSPITGEPEFFKILSSVNARMGSIALVHIEDICSAHIFLMEHSKAEGRYICSSQSCPLDMLANLLAKEYSYSSKKRIAEKNYDNVPSEISSKKLKELGFSYKHGLEDIIHQTIICCLDYGYLPPIRQ; from the exons ATGGGTTCTTCTCCGGCAACATATTGTGTTACCGGAGCAACAGGGTATATTGGTTCATGGCTTGTGGAGGCTCTTCTTGAAAGAGGGTACACTGTTCATGCTACTGTTAGAGATCCTG AAAAGTCACTACACCTGTTGTCATTGTGGACAAGAGGTGACCGATTGAGAATTTTCAAGGCGGATTTGAATGAAGAAAGAAGTTTCGATGAGGCTGTGAAAGGCTGTGATGGCGTTTTTCATGTTGCAGCTTCAATGGAATTCAATGTGGTTCAGAAAGAAAACATCG AGGCCTGTGTTCAAGCAAATATAATTGATCCAGCAATAAAAGGAACCATAAACCTTCTAAAGTCCTGCTTGAATTCCAATTCTGTGAAAAGGGTTGTTTTCACATCTTCAATAAGTACCATCACTGCTAAAGATAGCAGTGGGAAGTGGAAACCTCTTGTTGATGAATCTTGCCAAATCCAAAGTGAACTTGTGTTGAAAACACAAGCAAGTGGGTGG GTTTATGCACTTTCAAAGCTTCTAACAGAAGAGGCAGCATTTAAGTTTGCAAAAGAGAATGGCATTGATCTTGTGTCAGTCATAACAGCCACTGTTGCTGGCCCATTCTTCACTGCTAGTGTACCATCAAGTGTTAAAGTCCTACTGTCACCAATAACAG GTGAACCTGAGTTCTTCAAGATATTATCTTCTGTAAATGCACGAATGGGGTCAATTGCTTTAGTTCACATTGAAGATATATGCAGTGCACACATATTCCTAATGGAGCATTCTAAAGCAGAAGGTCGATACATATGCAGCAGCCAAAGTTGTCCATTAGACATGTTGGCTAATCTTCTTGCCAAAGAGTATTCCTACTCAAGCAAGAAAAG GATTGCGGAGAAGAATTATGATAATGTTCCTTCTGAGATTTCCTCAAAGAAGTTAAAAGAGTTGGGTTTTAGTTACAAGCATGGGCTTGAAGACATAATCCATCAGACAATTATTTGTTGCCTAGATTATGGTTATTTACCTCCCATTAGACAATAG